A window of Pseudochaenichthys georgianus chromosome 19, fPseGeo1.2, whole genome shotgun sequence genomic DNA:
TTAATCAAATAATGTAAATATGATGTTTTCTTATACTTAAAACCATGCATTGCTATTATAAAAAACTGTTTAATTAGTGAAGTCTGAAATGACTTCTTTCCTTATTGTCACTATAGTGTTTTGGATGTTTACAACAGGAGGGATTGGTTGTGATGGCGGTGCTGGCATTCCATTTGGTAGAGAGAATGAGCCACATGTATGTTAAAGAGTACAGTAATGGTCCtgatacaaaataaatagtCACAAAATATCACATTGTTCAGGTTTGATCAGCTGTTTCCATACAAAAACATTCTGAAACCAGACATGACCCATCACAATTCCCATTGCTTCCTGCTTTCTTTTCCCTTTGTCTCTGAATGAACCCAAATATGAACATTATATTACTTGTGATACCTTAAGGATTCTTGTTGGTATTTATTAAGACAAGCAAAGCAATTTCCTACAAAGTACAAAGTCTGTGGAGCTGTACAGTCTTCAAAGTGCTGATCCTCTGTCGAAAAGCCAAAAAAGTGGAGGTGTCTTTGCCAAGCGACCGTTTCCACAGTTCAACTTATCTTTTCTCTAAGTCCAGGTGGTTTCACTCTCTCATGAATGCTTCCTGTCATAAattaagaagtgaaaaaggtGGAATATGTGTTGCTTTCCAGGTTTTCCAAGGTATGTCCTTCCATTGTGTCTCTTTGATCCGAAAAAATATGCACAATTCAAAGTATCCCCTACTTTCATAGATCTGTTTACATCATACACACAGTATATATTAATATTCTGTAATTTTGTATATATTAACCATTCTCTTTTCATTGTTCTAAACAGCTTAGGTCAGTAAGCACAACCTTTTCAAAAGTGTCCACAGGCGGTAAGAGGCACTGTCTTGTGTTTCTAAAACCTGACGTCAAGAAATAAATAAGAAGTCATGCTAGCAGGCCGAGTTGTTGTCACGGAGAGGCAGTAATTATCCACAGGTCATTATTCTTTGTCCCCATCCTCGCTGCTTCCTGCGAAACACAAAATGAGGCAAGGAGGTTTAATGAACACAATTCGGTCTGGGGCGATAAGCTGTTGCCAACATAATTGCTTTTTTAATGGGCTTGTCACCCACATTGGCGTGCAGGCTAACACAAGAACAACGTAGCATCTTCTAaacaatattatatatatgtcCATACCTGTTTCTGACTATGTTAGAGTAACTCTTACAGTCGAGGCATacataaaaaaacaattttAATTCAACAATTCAACAATTCTTAATATTTTGAAATACAATGCACTCTAAATTATGGGCAACTCAATATGGTTTTGGTGTTAACTGTCTAGGACTGACTCCACATTCAGAATCATAAGTCGGTTATCTTCAAATATCAATGCTGACTTTTTTAGACATTTTCTTTTTGTCCCTTAGTTCTGACATGCTATGTTTCCCACTTTTAGTGTCATCGATCATTCAGTCACAACTGCTTTCAATCTGTTCAGAAATTCGTTTTACGTTTCGTATTAAGTTTTATGTATAGGCTGCTATGTAAGAATCAAGTCAATACAACCTAGTCCTAGTGGTTAGTTCAAAGGAACCCACCTCCTACAGAGTCCATATCAGAGTCCGAGATGTGTGTGATGGAGAAGCGGGACACGGCGGAGGGGGAGACAGTGAAGCGGGAGAACTGTACGGCTGGTTTGGGCTCCGAAGCTTTGGGGATGGAGCGTGGTGGGGGGGAGTCGGTTGCCGCTGAGGATGTTTGCAGAGGAAGCAGGGGGAAGTCGTCCTCCCACTCATACCCTGCACCTGGGAGCAGACAATAAGATATTTAGGAAGGTATATTGCTAACTCAATGAGTTGTTATGGATGTAAAAACAAGCATATTTTTATGTactacatttaaatgttttcttgtACTTACTCTCTTCCGAGATGTTCCCATCTGAAGAGTCATCCGAGGTGTTAAGCCTTTCATGGGATTCGCTCCGTGAACTCTGTCCCTCTGATGCTAAAGGGAAGTCATGCTCAGCTAGCTCCTTCGTTGGGCTTTCCTAGTGGCAGACAGCGAAGGAGAACAAAGTTataaagacttgagacttgaacAACTCAAGCTGTATGATACATTGCCACTAGGCTCCACTAAGCAAGCATTTCACTTGCTTTTTAGAGAGTGTTATATTGCAGCTAATGTATTAGCAAACGGCAACATTAGCATGCTACGTCAGGAAGGTTTGTCTGCCGTTTACCCAACACAAAATGGCAGACAATACCCTTAATATGACATAAACACAAAAGCAATGAGTTCAAAAAGGTAGAGCTGAATAACTGGTGATCATTAGCAATGAATGTTAAACTATGAGTGGCAGTTTTCAGCCACAAGCTAACTTGAATGCATGCTAATATCAAAAACATTGATGACGGTTTTATAAGTTCAGAACAGCCTCTCTTACCTGATCAAATAGGTAGACAGTGACATCATCAAAAAAGGACACCGTCTTCTTCTTGCGTTCAAGCTCCTCGTCCAGGCGTTCTGATGTCAGCAGGGTGGACAGCTTCAGAAGGCTCCGCAGCTTGTGGTCCTGGCTGTCGTCACTCACCACAATAGGCACTGGGTGGCACTCGTCGTCGCTCTCGTCCCCTCCGCTCTGGTCCTGCACACTGTAGCTTCGCAGCTCCTCATCCGACTCGTCGCTGTCGTCGGTGTCCACGTCCTCCACATCCCCCTCTCCCCCAGACCTGTGGCCCTCTGTGGCGGGGACCGGAAGGGGAGGAGAGGATGGAGGCGGTGGTGGAGAGGATGAAGAAAACCTCCTGGTGTTCGCCCTGTGCTGCAAGGCTACCTCGTCTTTGGGTACAGAGTGACGGATGTCACCGGATATCCCCGATGGCCTGTCGTGAATTGTCTTGATCTCTGGCTCTTCTTCTTCGGCGTCCTCCTCTACCTTGACAGTGGCGGTGCAATCTTCATTCAGGGCACCAATAGCCTCTTCCATTGCCCCCACAACTTCCGCTGCCCAGTCTCCTAAGGATGAACCCTCTTCCTGAGATGGCCATTCGTCCAGCCCACCTTCTGCTATTGAAGCATTGTCAGAAGACTCCAGAGGTAGCCCCAATACCTCATCCAGACCGCTCTCGACTGTCAAGTATGCATCCTTCCCTGGTGGTGAATCCATTCCTCCTGTTGACATCTGTTCCATTTCAAGTTGTATGTCTTTGTTCACTCCAGTGTCCCtcagctcttcctcttcctcctcattttttatttgttcacCCTTCTTCTCTCCCATGTGCTGTTCCTGTTCAACCGTTTCCTCATGCCTTACTGCCTCTGGATGTTGTTCCGCGTCGTCCCTAGAATGCCTCTCATTCTCATAGTCTGAAAAGTAGGCAGAGTCTCTGTACGGAGTCTTGTCGCTAAGTGGTAAAAAGATGTGGTCGCCAGTCTGTGAGGCTCCTGAGGCCAAGTCATCCCCCAATGAGGGTTCATCCTCTGGGGACACTACTttaccctcctcctcctcctcctcctcctcctcctcctcctcctcctcctcctcctcctcctcctcaaggCTTGCGTCCAGAGTGGGCTTCCCCAACGGTTGTTCGCGGGGTTCATGGGGCTCTTTGAGTACAAACTCGGGGCTTTCGTTATTCTCTGTGTCATAGCCACTGTCCATGGCTTTAGGTGAGCTGGAAGGGTGGGAGGACGCAGGGCTGAAGCCTTCACAGGACCCGGCGGCAGATGGCAGATCCATGGAATCCATGGAATCGGGAGTTCCTACCTGCTTATGTATGGACTTGAAGGCGGGAGAGGCGTTCAGCTCGCTGGCATCATCGGCAAAGATGCCCGAGGTGACGTCCGTGATGTCGTCAGTGTTgtcgtcctcctcctcgtcctcaCTGCAGTCGAGGATGTCAGCGAGACTTACACTGGAGCCTCCTCGGTCGACCCCGCTGTCCCCGTTTTGACTCATCTCAGACTGTGGCTCTGTGAGGGCCACCATCACATGCATGTTGTCAGCTGGAGGGGGAGGGGCTACAGCCGTGGCCAGGCTCACGTCTTCCTCTATgggttctgtctgtctttgaatGATTGAATCGTCCTTGATTACATCGTCCCTCTTCTCTTTGAAGTGTGAATCACCCGTTGTCAGGGCAACATAATGCTCTTCTCTGTCCTCACTCTTCATCAAGGCAGGCTTGGCCACAATGGGACCCCCTGGAGCTGGTGATAGATTGATCATCTCGTCATGGCTCGGGGGGTCAACGGCCTTATCGCTGACGTAGCTGCTGTGACTGTAGCTGTTGTTTCTGACTAGCAAGCCTGTGAGCGGGTCAACAAAGTGCGAGTGGCAGCACTCTCCAGAGGCCGGCACCTGCGTCTCCCTGTCATGGCACAGGGAGAGACAGGGGTTGCAGCTGTCTGATTGCACCGTCGGGGGATGTTTACTCAGACTGAGGCAGGCACTGTTATCTTTGACCTGTTGGGGCTCAAGATAGTCCATGTGTTTGGGGAGCGAGTGGAAGGCCAGGCTTCGCTCCTCCGGCCAGGAGTCTTCAATGTCTGTACTTGGCATCGTGTAGTGGAAATCTACGTACGCATCCTGCCTGCCGCTGTGGCTCGCGCGTCTTTGGTGACTGCCGTGGCGGTGCTTTGAAGGCCAAGTGTTGCAGGTGTGTCTCTCGACAAACAtgtcctcttcttcttcctcctctgtgTCACTGTCTCTGTGCCCGGTGAAGAGCGCCCCCTCCGTCTCCATGTCAATACTGACAGAGTGGCTGCTATGCCTGGTGTGGCTGGGCATCGTCTTCCTCAGGGAGCCCATCATGTCGTAGTAGCCCCCTGTCGTGTTCTTCCCTATGATGGAGTTCTGACTTGTGTTCAGATATGGGTCTCTGTAGGCCTGTTGAGGGGCACTGCCCACGACGGGGGCTACGCCGAGCGGGTTATCGAACTCCCCCAACGCCTGGCGCAGGCTCCTTGACCCCCAGCTTTCCTGGTGGCGCTCACTGGAGGACTCATGTCCAATAAGATAGTGATCCATCCCCAATGGCGGTGAGTGCTCATAGTAGTAGCCCCCATCTCTGTCTTTATAGGACACGTAGTGACTAGACTCCCAGGGTTGCAGCGGGCTATTGTCCAGAACTTGCCCTAAGAGAGGCTCCATCGTCAGGGAGACGGCAGGACTCGAGTCATTTGAGTCGTACATATCAGACTTATTGATATCTGCCGACCAATAGGGATCCATGTTGTTGCCCTGCGACGGGCAGACCAT
This region includes:
- the aatkb gene encoding serine/threonine-protein kinase LMTK1, which gives rise to MLVILVAMSSGFFSPSSALSSHFSPDGAPLSELSWSSSLAVVAVSLSGLFFFVFLMLACHCCKKSKTGFKEFKNGEGEEYHADMSTLASSASQGSPDVYILPLTEVSLPLSKQPARSVHLLKSTDLSRHNLLYLKEIGNGWFGKVLLGEVNTGLNSSQVVVKELKASGSVQDQMHFLDEAKPFRSLQHPALLACISQCTEVTPYLLVMEFCPLGDVKGYLRSCRTAEAMTPEPLLLQRMACDIASALLHMHKHNFAHSDLALRNCLLTADVSVKVGDYGLSQSKYKDDYLVTSDQMYVPLRWIAPELVDEVHGNLLVADQTQQSNMWSLGVTIWELFELGNQPYRHYSDRQVLTYTVREQQLRLAMPLLKVPLAERWYEVMQFCWLQPDQRPTAEEVHLLLSYLCAKGASEAEEDFERRWNSLRPNTVFNSHRCALAMSQTHASATSSSFPLLEQFPAADGYHSESGDDVLTVTETSHGLNFEYKWEQARANQSYRAPDSSGALSQVNHHYQEAFYPPGGIVGGCPMERSHGVSPYYQSKHLHAPGVLPVLSAHSPSVNSEYYIRIEEPVDCTIDLDYTMCSYSPDYQGSSGSFLTGSADSGECMVCPSQGNNMDPYWSADINKSDMYDSNDSSPAVSLTMEPLLGQVLDNSPLQPWESSHYVSYKDRDGGYYYEHSPPLGMDHYLIGHESSSERHQESWGSRSLRQALGEFDNPLGVAPVVGSAPQQAYRDPYLNTSQNSIIGKNTTGGYYDMMGSLRKTMPSHTRHSSHSVSIDMETEGALFTGHRDSDTEEEEEEDMFVERHTCNTWPSKHRHGSHQRRASHSGRQDAYVDFHYTMPSTDIEDSWPEERSLAFHSLPKHMDYLEPQQVKDNSACLSLSKHPPTVQSDSCNPCLSLCHDRETQVPASGECCHSHFVDPLTGLLVRNNSYSHSSYVSDKAVDPPSHDEMINLSPAPGGPIVAKPALMKSEDREEHYVALTTGDSHFKEKRDDVIKDDSIIQRQTEPIEEDVSLATAVAPPPPADNMHVMVALTEPQSEMSQNGDSGVDRGGSSVSLADILDCSEDEEEDDNTDDITDVTSGIFADDASELNASPAFKSIHKQVGTPDSMDSMDLPSAAGSCEGFSPASSHPSSSPKAMDSGYDTENNESPEFVLKEPHEPREQPLGKPTLDASLEEEEEEEEEEEEEEEEEEEEGKVVSPEDEPSLGDDLASGASQTGDHIFLPLSDKTPYRDSAYFSDYENERHSRDDAEQHPEAVRHEETVEQEQHMGEKKGEQIKNEEEEEELRDTGVNKDIQLEMEQMSTGGMDSPPGKDAYLTVESGLDEVLGLPLESSDNASIAEGGLDEWPSQEEGSSLGDWAAEVVGAMEEAIGALNEDCTATVKVEEDAEEEEPEIKTIHDRPSGISGDIRHSVPKDEVALQHRANTRRFSSSSPPPPPSSPPLPVPATEGHRSGGEGDVEDVDTDDSDESDEELRSYSVQDQSGGDESDDECHPVPIVVSDDSQDHKLRSLLKLSTLLTSERLDEELERKKKTVSFFDDVTVYLFDQESPTKELAEHDFPLASEGQSSRSESHERLNTSDDSSDGNISEESAGYEWEDDFPLLPLQTSSAATDSPPPRSIPKASEPKPAVQFSRFTVSPSAVSRFSITHISDSDMDSVGGSSEDGDKE